A stretch of Pirellulales bacterium DNA encodes these proteins:
- a CDS encoding phosphatase PAP2 family protein, with protein sequence MNRSNSSEILGCGGWRRDLVEAPTIRRSRRLACVATAFALLIAPAVATTPVDFAVAPLLEGDPDSEGDFHLTFSQDWCADCEFDSSPSDRLESIEFAPYAPGDRLELRDLPTGSPSLWERVVADHRRYYSVDNLGWLALGAGVTAGLANSRADDWIGNDWYQESIRNARTDEFYEGIHSMKVFGEGTYALPIYAAAIAGGWWTDGEGAAGEIGEWGERSFRAVLVGAPPMLAMQRLIGASRPHESSSGSHWQPFQDDNGVSGHSFMGAVPFLTAAQLTENRWLRSGLYAGSTLAGLSRVNDNHHYASQVIMGWWMAYLATRSVAFVDLDFAVQPVLQTSPEGFTGLSFEKRW encoded by the coding sequence ATGAATCGTTCGAATTCTTCGGAAATTCTCGGCTGCGGCGGATGGCGACGAGACCTCGTCGAAGCCCCGACGATTCGCCGCAGCAGGAGATTGGCGTGCGTTGCGACCGCGTTTGCTCTGTTGATCGCGCCTGCCGTCGCGACGACGCCCGTCGACTTTGCCGTGGCGCCGCTGCTCGAGGGCGACCCCGATTCCGAGGGCGATTTTCACCTTACATTTTCGCAAGATTGGTGTGCGGACTGCGAGTTCGACTCTTCGCCCTCCGATCGGCTGGAATCAATCGAGTTCGCGCCGTACGCGCCCGGCGATCGGCTGGAGCTTCGCGACCTGCCGACTGGTTCGCCCAGCCTGTGGGAGAGGGTCGTCGCCGATCATCGCCGGTACTATTCCGTCGACAATCTCGGCTGGCTAGCGCTCGGCGCCGGCGTCACGGCGGGGTTGGCGAATTCGCGGGCCGACGACTGGATCGGCAACGATTGGTATCAAGAGTCGATTCGGAACGCACGAACGGATGAATTCTACGAAGGCATTCACTCGATGAAGGTCTTCGGCGAAGGAACGTACGCCCTGCCAATCTACGCCGCCGCGATCGCCGGCGGGTGGTGGACCGACGGCGAAGGAGCGGCGGGCGAGATCGGGGAGTGGGGCGAGCGATCGTTTCGCGCCGTGCTCGTCGGCGCGCCGCCAATGCTGGCGATGCAGCGTCTCATCGGCGCCTCGCGCCCGCACGAGAGTTCGTCCGGATCGCATTGGCAGCCATTCCAAGACGACAACGGCGTCAGCGGCCATTCGTTCATGGGCGCCGTCCCGTTTCTCACCGCCGCGCAGCTGACCGAGAACCGATGGCTGAGGTCCGGACTCTACGCCGGCTCAACGCTCGCCGGGCTCTCGCGCGTGAACGACAACCACCATTACGCTTCGCAGGTGATCATGGGGTGGTGGATGGCGTATTTGGCGACGCGCTCGGTGGCGTTCGTCGACCTGGACTTTGCCGTTCAGCCCGTGCTCCAAACCTCCCCTGAAGGCTTCACCGGACTGTCGTTCGAGAAGCGGTGGTAG
- a CDS encoding peptidase S10, giving the protein MTRTTVTQSISPAAASPLRTNTTCWAASLALLLGLSASAAPPVSAAEQADQPAAKADKADDATKASRQKSAKDDDKSVKDAGKPAVTSHTVEIDGQSIAVTATAGKLLLKSEDGKPKARVFFVAYTKEGAKPGERPITFCFNGGPGSSSVWLHLGMLGPKRVKLDSDAKPQRPPGELIDNPYSLLDVTDLVFVDPVSTGFSRPADGEDKSQFHGYREDLHSVGQFIHDFTTKYGRWGSPKFVLGESYGGLRAAGLAGHLQQRYRMDLNGVVLVSAVVDFRTIAFGGGNDLANVLFLPSYAATAWYHGALDDKWLDRPVEDVFAAARRFARGPYLRALAAGADLPAEQHENVVARMAELTGLSPEYIEGANLRVVMWQFGKELLRKRGQVVGRFDGRYLGVDPDHIGETTECDPSADAVFGLFTSAINQYLRDDLKVEDEGVYEILTDRVQPWNYDRFVNNYVSSEDALRTAMAANPYLKVFAACGYYDLATPAFAMEYTRDHLRLPAELRANFTTAYYEGGHMMYAHEPSLAKLRSDLIKFYDDALGREREVETPEDTPADEAKNKAA; this is encoded by the coding sequence ATGACGAGGACGACCGTGACCCAATCGATCAGCCCCGCGGCAGCGTCGCCGCTCCGCACGAATACGACTTGCTGGGCGGCAAGCTTGGCGCTCTTGCTTGGGCTCTCGGCAAGCGCCGCTCCGCCCGTGTCGGCCGCCGAACAGGCAGATCAGCCCGCAGCGAAAGCGGACAAAGCCGACGACGCCACCAAAGCCTCCAGGCAGAAATCCGCCAAAGACGACGACAAATCTGTCAAGGACGCCGGCAAACCGGCCGTGACGTCCCACACGGTCGAAATCGACGGCCAGTCGATCGCCGTCACCGCCACCGCAGGCAAGCTGCTGCTGAAATCCGAAGACGGCAAGCCCAAGGCCCGCGTCTTCTTCGTCGCGTACACGAAGGAGGGCGCCAAGCCGGGCGAGCGGCCAATCACGTTTTGCTTCAACGGCGGTCCCGGAAGTTCGTCGGTGTGGCTTCACCTGGGGATGCTCGGCCCCAAGCGGGTGAAGCTTGACAGCGACGCCAAGCCCCAGCGGCCCCCGGGCGAGTTGATCGACAATCCCTACTCGCTGCTCGACGTCACGGACCTCGTGTTCGTCGATCCGGTGAGCACGGGATTCAGCCGGCCCGCCGACGGCGAGGACAAGTCGCAGTTCCACGGCTACCGCGAGGATCTTCACAGCGTCGGCCAGTTCATTCACGACTTCACGACCAAGTACGGCCGGTGGGGCTCGCCCAAATTCGTGCTGGGCGAGAGCTACGGCGGCCTGCGGGCCGCGGGACTCGCCGGACATTTGCAGCAGCGTTATCGCATGGATCTCAACGGGGTCGTGCTCGTCTCGGCAGTCGTCGACTTCCGCACGATCGCGTTCGGCGGCGGGAACGATCTGGCGAACGTGTTGTTTTTGCCTAGCTACGCCGCGACGGCTTGGTATCACGGGGCGCTCGACGACAAGTGGCTCGACAGGCCGGTCGAAGACGTCTTCGCAGCGGCGCGCCGATTCGCCCGCGGCCCTTACCTGCGGGCGCTTGCCGCGGGCGCCGACCTGCCGGCCGAGCAGCACGAGAACGTCGTCGCCCGCATGGCCGAGCTCACAGGTCTCTCGCCCGAGTACATTGAAGGCGCCAACCTGCGGGTCGTCATGTGGCAGTTCGGCAAGGAACTGCTCCGCAAGCGCGGTCAGGTCGTCGGCCGGTTCGACGGCCGGTACCTCGGCGTCGACCCCGATCACATCGGCGAAACGACCGAGTGCGACCCGAGCGCCGACGCCGTGTTCGGCCTGTTCACCTCGGCGATCAACCAGTACCTGCGCGACGACCTGAAGGTCGAGGACGAAGGGGTGTACGAGATCCTGACCGACCGCGTGCAACCCTGGAACTACGACCGGTTCGTCAACAATTACGTCAGCAGCGAGGACGCGCTCCGCACCGCGATGGCGGCCAATCCGTACCTCAAGGTCTTCGCCGCGTGCGGATACTACGATCTCGCCACGCCGGCGTTCGCCATGGAATACACGCGCGACCACCTGAGACTCCCCGCGGAGCTGCGCGCCAATTTCACGACCGCCTACTACGAGGGGGGGCACATGATGTACGCTCACGAACCCTCGTTGGCCAAGTTGCGATCCGATCTCATTAAGTTCTACGACGACGCGCTCGGCCGAGAGCGCGAGGTCGAGACGCCTGAGGACACCCCAGCCGACGAGGCGAAGAACAAGGCTGCGTAG
- a CDS encoding class I SAM-dependent methyltransferase, producing the protein MNIDTYRDVIELGCGYGTFSIPVASAISGTLHTFDVDPEMVARTAERAAGLPIVCSVRDVVELGFGVRADAVLLFNILHCEQPVALLRHAAESLNADGRVLAIHWRHDKTPRGPNLDIRPRPEQVVLWAAKAGLRPVGAVIDLPPWHYGLAFASEQPANVLGASLHTDSLA; encoded by the coding sequence TTGAACATCGACACGTATCGCGACGTGATCGAACTCGGATGCGGCTACGGCACGTTCTCGATTCCCGTGGCATCGGCAATCTCTGGGACTCTTCACACTTTCGACGTCGACCCCGAGATGGTTGCACGAACCGCTGAGCGGGCCGCGGGTCTGCCTATCGTGTGCAGTGTGCGCGATGTCGTCGAACTTGGATTCGGCGTCCGAGCCGACGCTGTGCTTCTTTTCAACATCCTGCATTGCGAGCAGCCCGTCGCCCTGCTTCGGCACGCTGCGGAATCGCTGAATGCCGACGGTCGCGTGCTGGCAATTCACTGGCGACACGACAAAACGCCGCGCGGACCGAACCTCGACATTCGACCGCGTCCGGAGCAAGTCGTCCTTTGGGCGGCCAAAGCGGGCCTGAGACCAGTCGGAGCTGTGATCGATCTCCCACCATGGCATTACGGGCTTGCGTTCGCGTCTGAGCAGCCTGCCAACGTCCTCGGAGCGTCG